A stretch of the Nicotiana tabacum cultivar K326 chromosome 6, ASM71507v2, whole genome shotgun sequence genome encodes the following:
- the LOC107770080 gene encoding uncharacterized protein LOC107770080, translated as MMERRFNRNLSNESRGSSKSLQKIIAESKRPSTHVPDLTDFMNDMFFGIPSPDKKTYNLKGISTDLMDDEGDFDSSTRSVSSRLTQEWLQEAKQMVASSPGRGSESPPGRLVVSPRFATSHARIADSPTEGRDPLSRSARRNRSVVGFSVEEILSKTAKHNRNKSEPLINPPSAGTSPASNVQDWFSNIFKPPNDGPTAGTTEPTSPKPNNEQQQPPLTLPPRQSNSRRTRFHTNSNASQPQSIHSPKRTFKIPATGSTDSGSHCFDDKPLSPPKNLIESSHRRSISSTTCSIPSPPRNLVESVHRRTISASTCSFDKVLGNNINNVDRDEVEEEDLKSQELNRFLKDQRDKINSIFNGELKGKAKIVLSGPSNSTSSMVAAICYAWLLENRMRANEQGGGGEADVNTIEVVVPVMNMTRRKMLKERQAACFFHLVGVDAKSLLFSDEVDLETLLLSKQLTILVVGEDILKTNGEAVSGCTVLTDNYCEDAYDLLQTPILKKLLLAGILLDTQNLSASSKVSMTRDVEAVQLLSVGSAPNYRNVFFDQLMQDPKDDSFFEAMRQSYGNSPIDSKLTVDKSWFDSFASCNQNIEIV; from the exons ATGATGGAGAGGAGATTCAACAGGAACCTGTCAAACGAAAGCAGAGGATCTTCAAAGAGCTTACAGAAGATAATTGCAGAGAGCAAGAGGCCGAGTACTCATGTCCCTGACTTAACTGATTTTATGAATGACATGTTCTTCGGGATACCAAGTCCTGATAAAAAAACATATAATCTGAAGGGAATAAGCACGGATTTAATGGACGATGAAGGAGATTTTGACTCGAGCACGAGGAGCGTTAGCAGCAGATTAACTCAGGAGTGGCTGCAGGAGGCTAAGCAAATGGTGGCTTCATCTCCTGGTCGTGGAAGTGAGTCGCCCCCAGGGAGGCTAGTGGTTTCCCCTAGGTTTGCAACATCTCATGCTAGAATTGCAGATTCTCCAACAGAAGGGAGAGATCCCCTCTCTAGGTCTGCTAGAAG GAATAGATCAGTGGTGGGCTTCAGTGTCGAAGAAATTCTCTCAAAAACAGCAAAACACAACCGCAACAAATCAGAGCCGTTAATTAATCCTCCTTCAGCCGGCACATCCCCTGCATCAAACGTTCAAGATTGGTTCTCCAACATCTTCAAACCTCCAAATGATGGGCCCACCGCCGGCACAACAGAGCCCACTTCTCCCAAACCCAACAATGAGCAGCAGCAACCGCCACTCACCCTCCCACCCCGCCAATCAAACAGTCGCAGGACGCGGTTCCATACAAACTCCAATGCATCTCAACCACAGTCCATTCATTCTCCAAAACGAACTTTCAAAATTCCCGCCACCGGCTCAACGGACAGTGGATCACACTGTTTTGACGACAAGCCACTTTCTCCACCCAAAAATCTCATCGAGTCTTCTCACCGGAGGTCGATTTCGTCGACAACATGCTCGATCCCTTCGCCTCCAAGGAATTTGGTAGAGTCGGTTCATCGGAGGACCATTTCCGCGTCCACCTGTTCTTTCGACAAAGTTTTGGGGAACAACATTAATAATGTGGACAGAGATGAAGTGGAGGAGGAAGATCTGAAGAGTCAAGAGTTGAATCGGTTCTTAAAGGATCAGAGAGACAAAATTAACAGCATTTTTAATGGAGAGTTGAAAGGGAAAGCCAAGATTGTGCTCTCTGGACCTTCTAACA GTACAAGCTCAATGGTGGCAGCAATTTGCTATGCTTGGTTATTGGAAAATAGGATGAGGGCTAATGAGCAAGGAGGTGGAGGAGAAGCAGATGTAAATACAATAGAGGTGGTTGTTCCTGTAATGAATATGACGAGAAGAAAAATGTTGAAGGAGAGGCAAGCTGCTTGTTTTTTTCACCTTGTTGGTGTTGATGCCAAATCTCTGCTCTTCTCTGATGAG GTTGATTTGGAAACACTGCTGTTGTCTAAGCAGCTAACCATCCTTGTAGTTGGGGAAGACATACTCAAAACTAACGGAGAG GCTGTATCAGGGTGCACTGTTCTTACAGACAATTACTGCGAGGATGCTTATGACCTACTTCAGACGCCTATCTTGAAAAAGCTTCTG CTTGCAGGCATACTTTTAGACACACAAAACTTAAGTGCATCTTCTAAGGTATCGATGACAAGAGATGTGGAAGCAGTTCAGCTGCTTTCAGTTGGCTCCGCCCCAAATTACAGAAATGTCTTTTTTGACCAAT TGATGCAAGATCCGAAGGACGATAGTTTCTTTGAAGCTATGAGGCAGAGTTATGGAAATTCACCCATTGATAGTAAGCTCACTGTTGACAAatcttggtttgactcttttgcCTCTTGCAATCAAAATATTGAAATTGTCTAG